In a genomic window of Carassius carassius chromosome 43, fCarCar2.1, whole genome shotgun sequence:
- the LOC132124948 gene encoding histone H2B, with translation MPEPAKSAPKKGSKKAVTKTAAKGGKKRRKSRKESYAIYVYKVLKQVHPDTGISSKAMGIMNSFVNDIFERIAGESSRLAHYNKRSTITSREIQTAVRLLLPGELAKHAVSEGTKAVTKYTSSK, from the coding sequence ATGCCTGAACCAGCGAAGTCTGCTCCCAAGAAGGGCTCCAAGAAGGCCGTCACTAAGACCGCCGCTAAAGGAGGAAAGAAGCGCAGAAAGTCCAGGAAGGAGAGCTACGCTATCTACGTGTACAAAGTGCTGAAGCAGGTTCATCCTGACACCGGGATCTCTTCGAAGGCGATGGGGATCATGAACTCTTTCGTCAACGACATCTTTGAGCGCATCGCCGGTGAGTCGTCTCGTCTCGCTCACTACAACAAGCGCTCCACCATCACCTCGAGAGAAATCCAGACCGCCGTGCGTCTGCTGCTGCCCGGAGAGCTGGCCAAACACGCCGTGTCTGAGGGCACCAAGGCCGTCACCAAGTACACCAGCTCCAAGTAG